Proteins from one Hoplias malabaricus isolate fHopMal1 chromosome 2, fHopMal1.hap1, whole genome shotgun sequence genomic window:
- the prkag3a gene encoding 5'-AMP-activated protein kinase subunit gamma-1 isoform X1, with the protein MFTARLVSEPGVKHTGKRDGASEIQLGPRPHTPSSNTHIHTPSVQSPAPSFLPRMEATEQVVSPEGHGVNFAEHQEAVDPAAESYLTFMKNHCCYDAIPTSCKLVVFDTTLQVKKAFFALVANGLRAAPLWNSNLQRFVGMLTITDFINILHCYYKSPMVQIYELEEHKIDTWRGDSFQNVYLKYQEGSLISISPDASLFDAVYSLLKHKIHRLPVIDPQSGNVLHILTHKRILKFLYLFGTSIPKPCFLQRKIKEAGVGTFRNIATVQQTATVYDALSIFVERRVSALPVVDEERKVVALYSRFDVINLAAQKTYNNLSMTMQEAVRRRRCFVEGVIKCYPDETLETIIDRIVEAEVHRLVLVDRDNVVRGIISLSDLLQAVVLSPAGAAADPTENLNHGDPTPE; encoded by the exons ATGTTTACTGCGCGATTAGTCTCCGAACCCGGGGTTAAACACACGGGTAAACGGGATGGAGCCTCGGAGATTCAGCTCGGTCCAAGACCACATACACCCtcgtcaaacacacacatacacactccttcAGTACAGTCTCCAGCTCCCTCCTTCCTCCCCAGAATGGAggccacagagcag GTGGTGTCTCCTGAGGGCCACGGTGTGAATTTTGCAG AACATCAAGAAGCAGTGGACCCTGCAGCAGAGTCCTACCTGACCTTCATGAAGAATCACTGCTGCTACGATGCCATTCCCACCAGCTGCAAACTGGTAGTTTTCGACACCACTCTGCAG GTAAAGAAAGCCTTCTTCGCGCTGGTGGCGAATGGTTTAAGGGCAGCACCGCTGTGGAACAGCAATCTCCAGAGATTTGTGG GGATGCTCACCATCACAGACTTTATCAACATCCTTCACTGCTACTACAAGTCCCCAATG GTTCAGATTTATGAGCTGGAGGAGCACAAGATCGATACATGGAGAGGTGATTCATTTCAAA ATGTTTACCTGAAGTATCAGGAAGGAAGCCTCATCAGCATCTCACCGGACGCAAG TCTTTTTGATGCTGTCTACTCCTTACTGAAGCACAAGATCCACCGGCTGCCTGTCATTGACCCCCAGTCTGGAAACGTCCTCCACATTTTGACACACAAAAGAATCCTCAAGTTCCTCTACCTGTTT GGAACTTCAATCCCGAAGCCTTGCTTcttacaaagaaaaataaaggaagCAGGAGTGGGAACATTCAGGAACATCGCCACAGTCCAGCAGACGGCCACTGTGTACGACGCTCTGTCCATTTTTGTGGAGAGACGGGTTTCTGCTCTGCCAGTGGTTGATGAAGAAA GAAAGGTGGTTGCACTTTACTCAAGGTTTGACGTGATT AACCTGGCGGCACAGAAAACCTACAACAACCTGAGCATGACGATGCAGGAGGCCGTGAGGAGACGCCGCTGTTTCGTCGAAGGAGTTATTAAGTGTTACCCGGATGAGACTTTAGAGACTATTATTGACCGTATTGTAGAGGCGGAG GTCCACAGGCTGGTTCTGGTGGACCGGGATAATGTGGTGCGAGGAATCATCTCTCTATCGGACCTCCTGCAGGCTGTAGTTCTTTCTCCAGCAG GTGCTGCAGCAGACCCCACAGAGAACTTAAATCACGGTGATCCCACTCCAGAATGA
- the prkag3a gene encoding 5'-AMP-activated protein kinase subunit gamma-1 isoform X2: protein MFTARLVSEPGVKHTGKRDGASEIQLGPRPHTPSSNTHIHTPSVQSPAPSFLPRMEATEQVVSPEGHGVNFAEHQEAVDPAAESYLTFMKNHCCYDAIPTSCKLVVFDTTLQVKKAFFALVANGLRAAPLWNSNLQRFVGMLTITDFINILHCYYKSPMVQIYELEEHKIDTWRDVYLKYQEGSLISISPDASLFDAVYSLLKHKIHRLPVIDPQSGNVLHILTHKRILKFLYLFGTSIPKPCFLQRKIKEAGVGTFRNIATVQQTATVYDALSIFVERRVSALPVVDEERKVVALYSRFDVINLAAQKTYNNLSMTMQEAVRRRRCFVEGVIKCYPDETLETIIDRIVEAEVHRLVLVDRDNVVRGIISLSDLLQAVVLSPAGAAADPTENLNHGDPTPE, encoded by the exons ATGTTTACTGCGCGATTAGTCTCCGAACCCGGGGTTAAACACACGGGTAAACGGGATGGAGCCTCGGAGATTCAGCTCGGTCCAAGACCACATACACCCtcgtcaaacacacacatacacactccttcAGTACAGTCTCCAGCTCCCTCCTTCCTCCCCAGAATGGAggccacagagcag GTGGTGTCTCCTGAGGGCCACGGTGTGAATTTTGCAG AACATCAAGAAGCAGTGGACCCTGCAGCAGAGTCCTACCTGACCTTCATGAAGAATCACTGCTGCTACGATGCCATTCCCACCAGCTGCAAACTGGTAGTTTTCGACACCACTCTGCAG GTAAAGAAAGCCTTCTTCGCGCTGGTGGCGAATGGTTTAAGGGCAGCACCGCTGTGGAACAGCAATCTCCAGAGATTTGTGG GGATGCTCACCATCACAGACTTTATCAACATCCTTCACTGCTACTACAAGTCCCCAATG GTTCAGATTTATGAGCTGGAGGAGCACAAGATCGATACATGGAGAG ATGTTTACCTGAAGTATCAGGAAGGAAGCCTCATCAGCATCTCACCGGACGCAAG TCTTTTTGATGCTGTCTACTCCTTACTGAAGCACAAGATCCACCGGCTGCCTGTCATTGACCCCCAGTCTGGAAACGTCCTCCACATTTTGACACACAAAAGAATCCTCAAGTTCCTCTACCTGTTT GGAACTTCAATCCCGAAGCCTTGCTTcttacaaagaaaaataaaggaagCAGGAGTGGGAACATTCAGGAACATCGCCACAGTCCAGCAGACGGCCACTGTGTACGACGCTCTGTCCATTTTTGTGGAGAGACGGGTTTCTGCTCTGCCAGTGGTTGATGAAGAAA GAAAGGTGGTTGCACTTTACTCAAGGTTTGACGTGATT AACCTGGCGGCACAGAAAACCTACAACAACCTGAGCATGACGATGCAGGAGGCCGTGAGGAGACGCCGCTGTTTCGTCGAAGGAGTTATTAAGTGTTACCCGGATGAGACTTTAGAGACTATTATTGACCGTATTGTAGAGGCGGAG GTCCACAGGCTGGTTCTGGTGGACCGGGATAATGTGGTGCGAGGAATCATCTCTCTATCGGACCTCCTGCAGGCTGTAGTTCTTTCTCCAGCAG GTGCTGCAGCAGACCCCACAGAGAACTTAAATCACGGTGATCCCACTCCAGAATGA